One stretch of Bacteroidota bacterium DNA includes these proteins:
- a CDS encoding TonB-dependent receptor, which translates to MKTMFTTHQSPVKTLWIFYFVLLFLPTILSAGSSGKLTGHIVDKKSNEPLIGVNIIIQGTTMGSATDFEGYFVIINIPPGTYDVRMSSVGFGSKVVKGIEISSEQTTTLNENLSEEVIVGSEVVVIAEKPIVDTRQTSAVSIMSKEQISLLPVQNLQDIVNLQAGVVDGHFRGGRIGEVQYQVDGVSVNNPLTNASSVSLDRSVLQEVQVISGTFDAEYGQAMSGVVNAVLRSGFNDKLDWSAESYIGDYVGIGKVSKYPYLERINPLAIQSYQFALSGPTGISKTTFLLSARRYASDGYYFATRKFNPTDTSDFNTKKFYPTGDNKLIPLTSNDEWSGQMKLSNASFQGMQISYQAIFNLTNNRTYSSNLFNYRLNPDGIKTPRFFSIVHGFDFTHMLTEKIFYTVNLRQNIIDYRDYKYEDVNDPRYYQAKQPRGDADYANGAIIQGVDLGRYIEKTTVNIIKTSITAQVTNIHLVKVGAELQLPDITYGNPGVIDRDSVTGALHAYVNSPLFPPPQNYTPVSFSMYAQDRVEWKDIAVRGGVRMEYFDASTTIPSDLQNPANAIVGFPTSKPKKTSEKIAIAPRLGISYPIMVNGSIYFSYGHFYQLPAINQFFSNSDYSILKDLANGVSYSVLGNPDLRPEFTTQYEFGMKMQLNDNFGIDGSMFYKDIRDLLGVEFIETYNAAKYSRLTNVDFGSVSGFTLALDFRSGSLINASLDYSNQFALGNSSNPSETATRAAAGKDANPREVPFEWDQRHTLNGNVSLQEQNNYSITAIARYASGQPYTPLIGSGFGADLENNSGRKSNGIVVDLRGEKNFLLDGIHLSAFIRIFNVFNASFFNGFVFTTTGSPDYSLSPVSDRVTLTDPGRYNSPRRIEIGISIRGSSLID; encoded by the coding sequence ATGAAAACGATGTTTACAACGCACCAATCACCCGTCAAGACGTTATGGATTTTCTATTTCGTTCTGTTATTCCTTCCAACAATTTTATCGGCTGGTTCATCGGGGAAACTAACCGGGCATATCGTCGATAAAAAAAGTAATGAACCTCTGATCGGGGTCAATATTATTATTCAGGGAACAACGATGGGATCGGCGACAGATTTTGAAGGGTATTTTGTCATCATCAATATTCCTCCTGGTACCTATGATGTTCGGATGAGTAGTGTCGGGTTCGGTTCAAAAGTCGTGAAAGGAATTGAAATCAGTTCCGAACAAACGACAACCCTTAATGAGAATCTATCAGAAGAAGTGATCGTTGGTTCGGAAGTGGTTGTGATTGCTGAAAAACCAATAGTAGATACGCGGCAAACAAGCGCCGTATCAATCATGAGTAAAGAACAAATTTCTCTTTTACCTGTTCAAAATCTCCAGGATATAGTAAACTTACAAGCCGGCGTTGTCGACGGACATTTTCGCGGTGGACGAATAGGAGAAGTTCAATATCAGGTAGATGGAGTGTCAGTAAATAATCCTCTGACAAATGCGTCGTCAGTTTCGTTGGATCGTTCAGTGTTGCAGGAAGTGCAGGTGATCAGCGGTACTTTTGATGCGGAATATGGACAAGCAATGAGCGGCGTGGTGAACGCCGTACTGAGAAGTGGTTTTAATGACAAGCTTGATTGGTCTGCCGAATCATATATCGGCGATTACGTCGGCATCGGTAAAGTTTCCAAATATCCCTATCTGGAACGGATCAATCCGTTGGCAATCCAAAGTTATCAATTTGCTTTGAGCGGACCGACAGGAATTTCGAAAACAACATTTCTCTTAAGCGCTCGCAGATATGCTTCGGATGGGTATTATTTCGCTACCCGCAAGTTCAATCCTACCGATACGTCGGACTTTAATACGAAGAAATTTTACCCTACCGGAGATAACAAACTGATTCCGCTGACCTCGAATGATGAATGGTCCGGTCAAATGAAATTATCCAATGCATCATTTCAAGGAATGCAGATCAGTTATCAGGCTATTTTTAATCTCACCAATAACAGAACATATAGTTCAAATCTATTTAATTACAGATTGAATCCGGATGGAATAAAAACTCCGCGATTTTTTTCTATCGTACATGGTTTTGATTTCACACACATGTTGACGGAAAAAATATTTTATACAGTCAATCTTCGGCAAAATATTATTGACTACCGCGATTATAAATATGAAGATGTAAACGATCCGCGATATTATCAGGCGAAACAGCCGCGCGGCGATGCAGATTACGCCAATGGAGCGATTATACAAGGTGTTGATCTCGGCCGTTATATCGAAAAAACCACAGTGAATATCATTAAAACTTCTATCACCGCGCAAGTGACAAACATTCATCTGGTGAAGGTTGGTGCTGAATTACAATTGCCGGATATTACCTATGGAAATCCTGGGGTGATTGATCGCGATAGTGTTACCGGTGCGTTACATGCGTATGTCAACAGTCCGCTCTTTCCGCCGCCACAAAATTATACGCCAGTATCATTTTCGATGTATGCTCAAGACAGGGTCGAATGGAAAGATATCGCTGTCCGTGGCGGTGTGCGCATGGAATATTTTGACGCAAGCACAACCATACCAAGTGATTTGCAAAATCCGGCAAATGCTATTGTTGGTTTCCCGACTTCAAAGCCAAAAAAGACATCTGAAAAAATTGCGATTGCTCCAAGACTAGGAATCTCCTATCCCATCATGGTGAATGGTTCGATCTATTTTTCTTATGGACATTTTTATCAACTTCCTGCCATCAATCAATTTTTTTCCAATTCTGATTACAGTATTCTGAAGGATCTTGCAAATGGCGTGAGCTATTCCGTCCTTGGTAATCCTGATCTTCGTCCTGAGTTCACCACTCAATATGAGTTTGGAATGAAAATGCAGCTGAACGACAACTTTGGGATTGATGGAAGTATGTTCTATAAAGATATTCGTGATCTGTTGGGAGTTGAATTTATTGAAACGTATAACGCCGCCAAATATTCCCGGCTGACAAATGTTGATTTCGGCAGTGTCAGCGGATTTACACTTGCGTTGGATTTTCGCAGTGGTTCGTTGATCAACGCGTCGCTTGATTATTCAAACCAATTTGCGCTGGGAAATTCGAGCAATCCGTCAGAAACGGCAACGCGCGCGGCAGCGGGAAAAGATGCAAATCCCCGCGAAGTGCCGTTTGAATGGGATCAGCGACACACACTCAACGGAAATGTATCATTGCAAGAACAGAATAACTATTCCATTACTGCTATTGCAAGGTACGCGTCCGGACAACCATATACGCCGCTCATCGGATCTGGATTTGGTGCTGATCTTGAAAATAATTCGGGTAGAAAATCAAATGGTATTGTTGTTGATTTGAGGGGTGAAAAGAATTTTCTTCTTGATGGAATTCATCTCAGCGCATTTATCCGCATCTTCAATGTTTTTAATGCTTCATTCTTCAATGGTTTTGTGTTTACGACGACTGGAAGTCCTGACTATTCACTTTCGCCGGTATCGGACAGGGTGACATTGACAGATCCCGGACGGTATAATTCTCCGCGAAGGATAGAAATAGGTATTTCAATTCGAGGGTCTTCATTGATTGACTAA
- a CDS encoding T9SS type A sorting domain-containing protein: MVQTFYKIVTCVILISLMSVTQPKRTDAIWARTAPAGSLVVDGKLNEAAWSKAESLYVQYGKSAGLPGSGYTAETGTVFDSTRAWVKFLVMGDSLYLAFTVKDSSIGGGNFGAADAIIFNIRDKSDLKQRPAPSGEFLYGWINESWMNPGAVTAVGGPPSTGPTGKYTIKDFETATTVQGITNTDAKPDTGYTVEMKINIKKLGYNTADPNGDIVMFNVAFRDVDWFFPVQDWVTFSRTWLQGPWANVSNKNFLRIHVRPDITTASGAAPKLLPEYSLQNGKLMTSPTIDGKLDEAVWGKIQGIDIRFGDNKIRNAYASVGPFASGEFQPPVNGGKATVFDSSKANVKMFFKGNTLYVGVDVQDQAVQFLDVYDRWDGFMITMNGMGKDYQNQTDHDQIPMKLTVIVGKNGKDSLKDYYPKFRDSLHGAQIALTLKPNTTLDTTGIDEDAGYQIEQAIDLTKMGYPSGLGDGVLYLGLTLFDGDSYNPSSLSYGTRTWWFREHEGFAAAAYVYMDTTLLITGVGKTVNNALPTEFIILGNYPNPFNPSTNIKFSSPTDGRVTLSVFDILGRKISSTDIGEFQSGQHSVPFNASKLSTGVYFYQLHLHSGVTGKEFATPFSKMVLLK, encoded by the coding sequence ATGGTTCAAACATTCTACAAAATAGTGACGTGTGTAATTTTGATTTCGTTGATGAGTGTTACCCAGCCAAAACGAACAGATGCAATTTGGGCCAGGACAGCTCCAGCTGGATCTCTTGTTGTTGATGGAAAATTGAATGAGGCAGCTTGGTCGAAAGCGGAATCTCTGTACGTGCAGTATGGAAAAAGCGCCGGACTTCCCGGAAGCGGATATACTGCAGAAACCGGAACAGTGTTCGATTCCACTCGCGCTTGGGTAAAATTTCTTGTGATGGGAGACTCTCTCTATCTTGCCTTTACGGTGAAAGACAGTTCGATTGGCGGTGGAAATTTTGGTGCTGCTGATGCCATCATTTTCAACATTCGTGATAAAAGTGATTTGAAGCAACGTCCGGCACCTTCTGGTGAATTTCTTTACGGTTGGATTAATGAATCATGGATGAATCCCGGTGCGGTCACCGCGGTCGGTGGTCCTCCATCAACTGGACCGACAGGGAAATATACAATAAAAGATTTTGAAACGGCTACAACTGTTCAAGGAATAACCAATACGGATGCAAAACCGGATACGGGTTACACTGTGGAGATGAAGATCAACATCAAAAAATTGGGTTACAACACAGCAGATCCGAACGGTGATATCGTCATGTTCAATGTTGCATTTCGTGATGTTGACTGGTTTTTTCCGGTACAGGATTGGGTAACATTTAGCAGAACATGGTTACAAGGTCCTTGGGCAAATGTCAGTAACAAGAATTTTCTCAGAATTCATGTCCGTCCCGATATCACAACAGCATCCGGTGCCGCTCCGAAGTTGTTGCCGGAATATTCTCTTCAAAACGGCAAACTCATGACGTCTCCAACAATCGACGGAAAACTTGATGAAGCGGTCTGGGGAAAGATACAAGGAATTGATATCCGATTCGGTGATAACAAAATCCGAAATGCGTATGCGAGCGTTGGACCGTTTGCGAGCGGTGAGTTTCAACCTCCCGTGAATGGCGGAAAAGCAACGGTGTTTGATTCTTCAAAAGCGAATGTTAAAATGTTCTTCAAAGGAAACACATTGTATGTTGGTGTTGATGTACAAGATCAAGCAGTACAATTTCTCGATGTATATGACCGATGGGATGGTTTTATGATCACCATGAATGGAATGGGAAAAGATTATCAAAACCAGACCGATCATGATCAGATACCAATGAAGTTAACAGTGATTGTGGGCAAAAACGGTAAGGATAGTTTAAAAGATTATTATCCGAAATTTCGCGATTCACTGCATGGAGCTCAAATTGCACTGACACTCAAACCAAACACCACTCTTGATACAACGGGCATCGATGAAGATGCAGGATATCAAATAGAACAAGCTATTGATTTAACAAAAATGGGTTATCCCTCAGGACTTGGAGATGGTGTACTCTATTTAGGACTAACGCTATTTGATGGTGATTCCTATAATCCCTCATCATTAAGTTATGGCACGAGAACCTGGTGGTTTAGGGAACATGAAGGATTTGCAGCAGCTGCTTATGTATATATGGATACCACACTGTTGATTACCGGTGTCGGTAAAACAGTAAACAATGCATTGCCGACGGAATTTATTATTCTCGGTAATTATCCTAATCCCTTCAATCCATCCACAAATATTAAATTTAGCTCACCGACGGATGGAAGAGTAACATTATCAGTGTTCGATATTCTTGGCCGAAAAATTTCATCAACTGACATTGGAGAATTTCAATCTGGCCAGCATTCGGTTCCGTTCAATGCTTCGAAGTTAAGCACTGGTGTTTATTTTTACCAACTTCATTTACACAGCGGTGTGACCGGAAAGGAATTCGCAACTCCGTTTTCCAAGATGGTCTTGCTGAAATAA
- a CDS encoding T9SS type A sorting domain-containing protein → MKKLLLLFASIFAGLISTANAQLLLQENFSYPAGDSVLSHGWQITGTSLTNPVKVVNGSLIYSNYAGSGIGNASKVDSTGQDVCIGFTSQTSGTIFASFLVNVAAVRNGAPYVGDYFFHLTQVVGNTSAFSPRLFVRPADNGKIAFGISKTSISAAIPPTFTDSIYNLNTTYLLVVKYLFNTGSTTDDEVSLFVFSNSAFPQEEPSTPSAGPVSTTQTDIAAIAAVSLRQGTAGNAPTLLVDGIRVGKTWKDAAAINPFDNPASMPVKNAESVTVDGKLDEPAWANAPALLFGNGAFLKKQAGDQTVSGGFDVKASFDVNSVKYYIPNKDSSWARVKFLRKGPDLFIGVQSNDKSICRFDWEGEGLFVQIKDTAGVTKEYKLYYQNIAGNKDTVKYEESVLNSGSGAGFLPSGSTANDTTNVDNGYSVELRIRLDKLGYKLPLNNIQISMNIFDPDGFQFNAATPVPGYSQWDSARGSYYKSWWGSEWGSSFKSLTFTPEPIKYDDPAAMLVKNVGAVTLDGKLDEPEWGGAPSLLFGNGAHLRKQGIDQTVTGGFDLKSSFDVNSVTYHIPNKDSSWARVKFLRKGPDLYIGVQSNDKSICRFDWEGEGLFVQIKDTAGVTKEYKLYYQNIAGNKDTIKYEESILNSGGGAGFLPAGSTANDTTNVDNGYTAELRIRLDKLGYSYPYKNVKISMNIFDPDGFQFNAALPWPYGMNPWDSARGSYFKSWWGSEWGSAFKMLNFVPEVKEYDDPPTMLVKNAEAISVDGKLDEPEWGNVPSLLFGNGAHLRKQGVDRTVSGGFDLKASFDVNGVTYHNPNLDSSWARVKMLRKGPDLFLGVQSNDKSICRFDWEGEGLFVQIKDKAGVTKEYKLYYQNIAGNKDTIKYEESVLNSGNGAGFLPSGSTANDTTNVDNGYTAELRIRLDKLGYTAPYDSVLISMNIFDPDGYQFNAALPWPYGMNPWDSARGSYFKSWWGSEWGSSFKKLNFVPVVKEYEDPPMMAAAYIGSTVTLDGKLDEPEWGGAPSLIFGNGAQLKKQGPDHTVSGGFDLKAAFDVNGVTYYNPNKDSSWARVKFLHKGVDLYIGVQSNDKSICRFDWEGEGLFIQIKDNAGATKEYKLYYQNIAANKDTIRYEETVLNSGAGAGFLPTGSTANDTLNVDNGYSAELRIRLDKLGYAATVNEVQISMNIFDPDGYQFNAALPWPYGMSPWDSARGSYFKSWWGSEWGSSFKKIKLLPAFDSPDTIKPFVSTTAITLDGKLNETDWANAPTLVFGPPNLPKSGTEKSVTGGFDLKASFDVNGVTYHIPYIDTSIARVKFLHRGSNLYLGIQSNDKSICRFDWEGDGMFLQVKDKAGATKEYKLYYQNIAANKDTIKYEETVLNSGAGAGFLPSGSSANDTTNVDNGYTAELMIKLTALGFTASTSPVSFQMSMNVFDPDGYQFDAAKPWPYGMSPWDSARGSYYKSWWGSEWGSAFKTVLLSSITGVDGSDLVPVEYSLAQNYPNPFNPSTTIQYSIPTASQVVLKVYNMIGQEVATLVNQEQNIGNYHVSFDASKLASGIYIYRIQAGTFVQTKKMMLLK, encoded by the coding sequence ATGAAAAAACTATTGTTGCTTTTTGCATCGATATTTGCAGGTCTTATCTCGACTGCAAATGCTCAGTTGCTGTTGCAAGAGAATTTCAGTTATCCGGCAGGAGATTCAGTACTGAGTCATGGATGGCAAATAACCGGGACATCCCTCACAAACCCTGTAAAAGTTGTCAATGGCAGTCTGATCTATTCCAATTATGCCGGTTCGGGTATTGGAAATGCTTCAAAAGTTGATTCAACTGGACAAGATGTATGTATAGGATTTACTTCTCAGACTTCCGGGACAATCTTTGCATCGTTCCTTGTGAATGTTGCTGCTGTGCGAAATGGTGCTCCATACGTTGGAGATTATTTTTTCCATTTGACACAAGTAGTAGGAAATACTTCTGCATTTTCACCGCGGCTCTTTGTGCGTCCCGCGGATAATGGAAAGATAGCATTTGGAATTAGCAAAACTTCTATTTCCGCTGCTATCCCCCCGACATTTACAGATTCAATCTATAATCTAAATACAACATATTTGCTTGTAGTAAAATATCTCTTCAATACAGGATCGACGACAGATGATGAAGTCAGTCTCTTTGTCTTTTCTAATTCGGCATTTCCTCAGGAAGAACCGTCTACACCATCTGCAGGTCCTGTGTCCACTACTCAAACTGATATTGCTGCCATTGCTGCAGTCAGCTTGCGTCAGGGAACAGCAGGCAATGCACCTACATTACTTGTTGACGGAATTCGTGTTGGTAAAACTTGGAAGGATGCCGCTGCAATTAATCCCTTCGACAATCCTGCATCAATGCCAGTAAAGAATGCAGAATCAGTTACTGTCGACGGCAAATTGGACGAACCAGCATGGGCGAATGCACCCGCGCTATTGTTTGGCAATGGTGCCTTCTTAAAGAAACAGGCTGGTGATCAAACGGTGAGCGGCGGATTTGATGTCAAAGCATCATTTGACGTCAATAGCGTGAAATATTACATCCCAAACAAAGACAGTTCGTGGGCAAGAGTAAAGTTCTTGCGCAAAGGTCCGGATCTTTTTATTGGTGTTCAATCCAATGATAAATCCATCTGCCGATTTGATTGGGAAGGCGAAGGTCTCTTTGTTCAGATTAAAGATACTGCCGGCGTGACAAAAGAATACAAGTTGTATTATCAGAACATTGCTGGGAACAAAGACACAGTTAAATACGAAGAAAGCGTTTTGAATTCGGGTTCTGGCGCGGGATTTTTACCGTCCGGTTCTACAGCGAATGACACCACAAATGTTGACAATGGTTATTCCGTGGAGTTACGAATACGCTTAGATAAACTTGGATATAAATTACCGCTCAATAATATTCAAATTTCAATGAATATTTTCGATCCGGATGGATTTCAATTTAATGCAGCAACGCCGGTGCCTGGTTATAGTCAATGGGATAGCGCACGCGGTTCCTATTATAAATCATGGTGGGGCAGTGAATGGGGTTCAAGTTTTAAATCTTTAACATTTACGCCGGAACCGATAAAGTACGATGATCCTGCCGCAATGCTAGTAAAGAATGTGGGAGCAGTAACATTAGACGGAAAATTAGATGAACCGGAATGGGGCGGCGCACCTTCGTTGTTATTTGGAAACGGAGCGCACTTACGAAAACAAGGAATAGATCAGACGGTGACCGGCGGATTTGATCTTAAATCATCGTTTGATGTAAACTCAGTTACATATCATATTCCGAACAAAGATAGTTCGTGGGCGCGAGTGAAATTCCTTCGCAAAGGTCCGGATCTTTACATTGGTGTACAATCCAATGATAAATCGATCTGTCGGTTTGATTGGGAAGGTGAAGGATTATTCGTTCAGATAAAAGATACAGCAGGAGTGACCAAAGAGTACAAGCTGTACTATCAGAATATTGCTGGAAATAAAGATACCATTAAATACGAAGAGTCTATTTTGAATTCCGGAGGAGGTGCGGGATTTTTACCAGCCGGATCAACTGCAAATGATACGACCAATGTCGATAATGGTTATACAGCTGAACTTCGAATACGGTTAGATAAGTTGGGATATTCGTATCCTTATAAAAATGTCAAAATATCGATGAATATATTCGATCCGGACGGATTTCAATTTAACGCAGCATTGCCTTGGCCGTATGGTATGAATCCGTGGGATAGCGCTCGCGGTTCCTATTTTAAATCGTGGTGGGGTAGTGAATGGGGTTCGGCTTTTAAAATGTTGAACTTTGTTCCTGAAGTAAAAGAATACGATGATCCACCAACAATGTTGGTGAAAAATGCGGAAGCAATATCGGTAGACGGAAAGTTAGACGAACCGGAATGGGGAAATGTACCTTCCTTATTATTCGGGAATGGTGCGCATTTGAGAAAACAAGGAGTAGATCGAACGGTCAGCGGAGGATTTGATTTAAAAGCGTCATTTGATGTGAATGGCGTAACATATCATAATCCAAACTTAGACAGTTCATGGGCAAGAGTGAAAATGTTGCGCAAAGGTCCGGATCTTTTCTTAGGAGTGCAATCGAATGACAAATCCATTTGTCGATTTGATTGGGAAGGGGAAGGATTATTTGTACAGATTAAAGATAAAGCAGGAGTAACGAAAGAATACAAATTGTATTATCAAAATATTGCGGGAAATAAAGATACAATCAAATATGAAGAGAGTGTCTTGAATTCAGGAAACGGCGCGGGATTCTTGCCTTCCGGTTCAACCGCAAATGATACAACAAATGTAGACAATGGTTATACTGCCGAACTACGCATTCGTTTGGATAAATTAGGATACACAGCGCCATACGACAGTGTTCTTATATCGATGAACATTTTCGATCCGGACGGATATCAGTTTAATGCGGCATTGCCTTGGCCGTATGGTATGAATCCTTGGGATAGTGCACGCGGTTCATACTTTAAATCATGGTGGGGCAGTGAATGGGGATCGAGTTTCAAAAAACTGAACTTTGTTCCTGTGGTGAAAGAATATGAAGATCCGCCAATGATGGCAGCTGCATATATTGGCAGCACAGTAACACTTGACGGAAAATTAGATGAACCGGAATGGGGTGGTGCTCCTTCCTTAATATTCGGAAACGGTGCACAATTGAAAAAGCAAGGTCCGGATCATACGGTTTCTGGAGGATTTGATTTGAAAGCCGCGTTTGATGTCAACGGGGTAACATATTATAATCCGAATAAGGATAGTTCGTGGGCACGTGTGAAATTCTTGCATAAAGGTGTTGATCTATATATTGGAGTCCAATCAAACGATAAATCTATTTGCCGATTCGATTGGGAAGGTGAAGGTCTCTTTATTCAGATTAAAGACAATGCAGGAGCAACAAAAGAATACAAGCTCTATTATCAAAACATCGCAGCGAACAAAGATACAATCCGTTATGAAGAAACAGTATTGAATTCCGGTGCCGGTGCAGGATTTTTACCCACAGGTTCTACGGCAAACGATACTCTGAATGTGGATAATGGATATTCGGCAGAACTTCGAATTCGGTTGGATAAATTAGGATATGCTGCCACGGTTAACGAAGTCCAAATTTCCATGAATATCTTCGATCCGGATGGATATCAATTTAACGCAGCATTGCCTTGGCCGTATGGAATGAGTCCTTGGGATTCGGCACGCGGTTCATACTTTAAATCATGGTGGGGAAGTGAATGGGGTTCAAGCTTCAAAAAAATAAAATTGCTGCCGGCGTTCGATAGTCCCGACACAATTAAACCATTTGTCTCTACAACGGCAATTACACTTGATGGAAAATTAAATGAAACTGATTGGGCAAATGCACCGACACTCGTGTTTGGACCACCCAATCTTCCAAAAAGCGGTACCGAAAAATCAGTTACCGGCGGTTTTGATTTGAAAGCGTCGTTTGATGTGAATGGCGTTACGTATCATATTCCGTATATCGATACAAGTATCGCACGAGTTAAATTCTTACACCGCGGAAGCAATCTGTACCTCGGTATTCAATCAAACGATAAATCCATTTGCCGATTTGATTGGGAAGGTGATGGAATGTTCCTGCAGGTAAAAGATAAAGCAGGTGCCACAAAAGAATACAAGTTGTATTATCAGAACATTGCGGCAAATAAAGACACCATCAAATACGAAGAAACTGTTTTGAATTCAGGTGCCGGTGCAGGATTCTTGCCGTCCGGTTCTTCCGCAAACGATACAACCAATGTGGATAATGGTTATACTGCTGAACTGATGATTAAATTGACCGCATTAGGATTTACAGCCTCAACCAGTCCGGTGTCATTTCAAATGTCCATGAATGTATTTGATCCCGATGGATATCAATTTGACGCTGCAAAACCTTGGCCGTATGGTATGAGTCCTTGGGATAGTGCACGCGGTTCCTATTACAAATCATGGTGGGGCAGTGAATGGGGTTCAGCGTTTAAGACTGTGCTTTTGTCAAGCATTACCGGTGTCGATGGCAGTGATCTCGTGCCGGTTGAATATTCATTAGCGCAGAATTATCCGAATCCATTCAATCCATCAACAACCATTCAGTATTCAATTCCTACTGCAAGTCAGGTGGTTTTGAAGGTCTACAATATGATTGGCCAAGAAGTTGCAACGTTGGTCAACCAAGAACAAAACATTGGTAATTATCATGTCTCCTTTGATGCAAGCAAACTGGCGTCTGGAATTTATATTTATCGAATTCAGGCCGGTACGTTTGTTCAAACAAAGAAAATGATGTTACTGAAATAA
- a CDS encoding substrate-binding domain-containing protein: MRKTEAIGLLLPDLHGEFFSEVIRGADSSVQEQGYHLIVSSSHNDPKEIEAALRFMRGRVDGLVVMSPQVESEILLTNLPKGLPVVLLNCQINNPHFDTIVTDGFGGARDMVSYLLSIGHTRIAVVKGGENNLESQERLRGYRAAFTNQGLPFNKTFEFDGDFTEASGYEAAREILKLQERPTAIFTFNDSMAIGAIGAIREAGLRIPNDISVCGFDDIPVAKYLSPSLTSVHIPIHDLGAMAISRVFDRLQKRTKGDAAHIFVPTTLSIRNSCKKINGITHVGKESTNG; encoded by the coding sequence ATGAGGAAAACCGAAGCTATCGGTTTACTTCTCCCGGACCTTCATGGAGAGTTCTTTTCGGAAGTTATTCGAGGTGCTGACTCGAGTGTACAAGAGCAGGGGTATCATCTCATCGTATCAAGTTCTCACAACGATCCCAAAGAGATTGAAGCTGCTCTCCGTTTTATGAGAGGGAGAGTTGATGGATTGGTGGTCATGTCTCCGCAAGTTGAATCTGAGATCCTTCTTACCAACCTACCCAAAGGTCTACCAGTTGTACTTCTTAATTGTCAAATCAACAACCCGCATTTTGACACTATTGTGACCGATGGATTTGGCGGTGCCAGAGACATGGTATCTTATCTTTTAAGTATCGGTCATACCAGAATAGCTGTTGTAAAAGGGGGCGAAAATAATTTAGAATCACAGGAGCGTTTACGCGGTTACAGGGCGGCCTTTACGAATCAAGGATTACCATTCAACAAAACATTTGAGTTCGACGGAGACTTTACCGAAGCATCCGGATATGAAGCAGCACGTGAAATTCTGAAATTACAGGAACGTCCAACAGCTATTTTTACGTTCAATGACTCCATGGCGATTGGTGCTATCGGTGCCATTCGTGAAGCTGGATTACGGATTCCTAACGATATTTCTGTTTGTGGATTCGATGATATTCCGGTGGCAAAATATTTAAGTCCTTCTCTTACATCTGTCCATATTCCTATTCATGACCTTGGTGCGATGGCGATCTCTCGAGTATTTGACAGATTGCAAAAACGAACAAAAGGGGACGCAGCACACATCTTCGTTCCAACAACATTATCAATCAGAAATAGTTGTAAAAAAATTAATGGCATAACTCACGTTGGGAAAGAGAGCACTAATGGATAA
- a CDS encoding phosphatase PAP2 family protein: MKPIIITIVGLLSLCVSSFSQETLSKNGPYSLHWTTDGITFGSAFIVAFTASAIDDSVPMLTIAEINVLNKDDINPIDRITAGTFSKTQSQISDVLVGAAIVSPFALFLDEEIRNDFGTISTMYLETVLFSTFTPSYGKGGVKRIRPYVYGNSASLADKQDGESRRSFFSGHATWAFSTSIFFANVYLDYYPDTQYKEYIWGGAIGLASTVSILRVTSGAHFISDIVVGAAVGSTIGYVIPYIHRKKENEISFQPIIAPNYRGFSFTYHIK; the protein is encoded by the coding sequence ATGAAACCCATCATAATCACTATAGTCGGTCTCCTATCACTTTGCGTTTCATCTTTCAGTCAAGAGACGCTTTCAAAAAATGGCCCCTATTCTCTTCATTGGACAACTGATGGAATCACTTTTGGTTCTGCTTTTATTGTCGCGTTCACTGCGTCGGCAATTGATGATTCCGTTCCAATGTTGACCATCGCAGAAATTAATGTTTTGAATAAGGATGATATCAATCCGATTGACAGAATAACAGCAGGAACTTTTTCGAAAACTCAATCTCAAATAAGTGATGTTTTAGTCGGAGCTGCTATTGTATCACCATTTGCCCTTTTTCTTGACGAAGAAATTCGAAATGATTTTGGTACTATTTCCACCATGTATTTGGAAACCGTATTATTTTCCACATTCACTCCCTCGTACGGCAAAGGCGGAGTGAAACGGATCCGACCCTATGTATATGGAAACAGTGCATCTCTTGCCGATAAGCAAGATGGTGAATCCCGTCGTTCTTTTTTTTCAGGGCATGCCACATGGGCTTTCTCCACCAGTATTTTCTTTGCCAATGTCTATTTGGATTATTATCCTGATACTCAATATAAAGAGTATATATGGGGGGGTGCAATCGGACTGGCTTCAACGGTCTCTATTTTACGAGTTACTTCAGGGGCACATTTTATTTCTGATATCGTCGTTGGTGCAGCGGTAGGAAGTACGATTGGATATGTAATACCATACATCCATAGAAAAAAAGAGAACGAAATTTCGTTTCAACCCATCATTGCTCCCAATTATCGTGGGTTTTCCTTCACATATCATATAAAATAA